Proteins encoded within one genomic window of Spirochaetota bacterium:
- the guaB gene encoding IMP dehydrogenase encodes MEKKNCCSGEEIFITTNGLSYNDFIILPGYIDFTPDEVDLESNLTRNLKIKKPLISSPMDTVTESRMAISMALVGGIGIVHYNNTIEEQIEEIHKVKRFEKGFIMDPIVLSPDNTIGDIDKIKDKYGFSGIPITVDGKLNSKLVGIVTNRDIDFEIDKRRRLSEVMTRDLLTADKNISLSEANEILKKSKKGKLPIIDENGNLIALMCRNDLLTNKEYPFASKDDQKQLMVGAAISTRDESRDRLDELVKAGIDVVVIDSAQGNSIYQIELIKYIKKRYPSLNIIGGNVVTEYQCESLIKAGVDALRVGMGAGSICTTQTTMAVGRAQATAVYRCAKYAKDYGIPVIADGGISNIGHIIKALALGASLAMMGSMFAGTEEAPGDYFYEDGVRLKRYRGMASFEAMEKGGGKRYFVDDDNLKVAQGVSGAVVDKGSILEYVPYLVQGLKHSFQDIGAKNIKKLHHMLYSGDIRFELRSFSAQKEGGIHDMHSYKELKYM; translated from the coding sequence ATGGAGAAAAAGAATTGCTGTTCCGGAGAAGAAATTTTTATTACTACAAATGGCCTTTCATACAATGACTTTATTATTCTTCCAGGATATATTGATTTCACACCGGATGAGGTTGATCTTGAATCAAATCTTACAAGAAATCTTAAAATTAAAAAGCCGCTTATTTCAAGCCCAATGGACACGGTTACTGAATCGAGGATGGCAATCAGTATGGCGCTTGTAGGTGGAATAGGGATTGTCCATTATAATAATACTATTGAAGAACAGATAGAAGAGATCCATAAGGTGAAGAGATTCGAAAAGGGTTTTATAATGGACCCAATTGTATTATCCCCTGACAACACTATAGGAGACATTGATAAGATAAAGGACAAATACGGTTTCTCCGGTATACCAATCACAGTTGATGGGAAACTCAATTCTAAATTAGTTGGGATTGTAACAAATAGGGATATCGACTTTGAGATTGACAAGAGAAGAAGGCTCTCTGAAGTAATGACAAGGGACCTGCTTACAGCAGACAAAAATATATCACTCTCAGAGGCAAATGAAATTCTGAAAAAATCCAAGAAGGGCAAACTTCCAATAATAGATGAGAATGGAAATCTTATTGCCTTGATGTGTAGAAATGATTTATTAACCAATAAAGAGTATCCCTTTGCATCAAAAGATGACCAAAAACAATTGATGGTTGGTGCTGCGATATCCACTAGAGATGAGTCAAGGGATAGATTGGATGAATTAGTGAAGGCCGGAATAGATGTTGTTGTAATAGACTCAGCTCAGGGCAATTCGATTTATCAGATTGAATTGATTAAGTACATTAAGAAGAGATACCCCTCTCTTAATATAATCGGCGGGAATGTAGTCACTGAATATCAATGCGAGAGTTTAATAAAAGCAGGAGTTGATGCCCTAAGGGTTGGCATGGGAGCTGGTTCAATATGCACTACCCAAACCACAATGGCGGTGGGCAGAGCTCAAGCAACCGCTGTTTACAGATGCGCTAAATATGCGAAGGATTATGGGATACCGGTCATAGCTGATGGCGGGATATCGAATATAGGGCATATTATCAAAGCTCTTGCTTTAGGGGCCTCGCTGGCAATGATGGGATCAATGTTTGCTGGTACTGAAGAAGCCCCAGGGGACTACTTCTATGAAGATGGTGTCAGACTAAAAAGATATAGAGGTATGGCCTCATTCGAGGCTATGGAAAAGGGTGGTGGGAAGAGATACTTTGTTGATGATGACAACTTAAAGGTAGCCCAGGGAGTATCCGGAGCTGTCGTAGATAAGGGCTCGATACTCGAATATGTACCCTATTTGGTTCAAGGCCTTAAGCATTCATTTCAGGATATTGGTGCAAAAAATATTAAAAAATTACATCATATGCTCTATTCAGGAGATATAAGATTTGAACTCAGGTCCTTTTCAGCACAGAAAGAGGGTGGAATACATGATATGCATTCATATAAAGAGTTAAAGTATATGTAG
- a CDS encoding CsgG/HfaB family protein, translating to MRKFVILLIGVTAYICACVHADSTIIKRQAISKIKRVAIIPLKSSDAITWDSIADSLSMYLMRTNLEIIDRQILEKLLKEQNMTMAGIIDNPNLAVGKLKGVDALIYGNVKVVATHEKSTPAWKQCCSCLTLYIWTPAPTSKTTNYASFASAKLIDIQNGVTLMIVTYECDSAKSPKSVAKAMAKEFYKVFNIKAEFEK from the coding sequence ATGAGAAAATTTGTAATCTTACTTATAGGTGTTACAGCTTATATCTGTGCATGCGTGCATGCAGATAGTACAATCATTAAACGTCAAGCAATCTCCAAAATAAAAAGAGTGGCTATAATCCCACTAAAATCATCTGATGCAATAACATGGGACTCAATTGCAGATAGCTTATCAATGTATCTAATGAGGACAAATCTCGAAATTATAGACCGTCAAATTCTTGAAAAATTGTTAAAAGAGCAGAATATGACCATGGCTGGAATTATTGATAATCCAAATTTGGCTGTTGGGAAGTTGAAGGGAGTAGACGCATTAATATATGGTAATGTAAAAGTAGTTGCTACCCATGAGAAAAGTACACCAGCTTGGAAACAGTGTTGTAGCTGTTTAACATTATATATTTGGACTCCAGCACCAACATCAAAGACGACAAATTATGCAAGTTTTGCCAGTGCAAAATTGATAGATATTCAAAATGGTGTAACCTTAATGATAGTCACTTATGAATGTGATTCTGCTAAATCACCAAAATCCGTAGCTAAAGCAATGGCAAAAGAATTCTATAAAGTATTTAATATTAAAGCTGAATTTGAGAAGTAA
- a CDS encoding transposase, producing MKRIKENQSDQGILFLNHYVGDRLCEDDEVFLFKDLLEKLDIGSITASYSREGGKKFSPQDQLSILLYAFYKGITSSVKIAELVRTDLRFIYLVGGHIIKRRTICDFRIKHREAIRELFESSVFLAVDAGIVRNNSLFALDGSKIEAQASFSKTRKKSEWINRQKEIVEHVERYLREWEEQDELDEDIEERNREKIIKRLDALKDGQY from the coding sequence ATGAAAAGGATAAAAGAAAATCAGAGTGATCAAGGGATACTTTTTTTAAATCATTATGTAGGAGATCGCCTTTGTGAGGATGATGAAGTTTTTCTATTCAAGGATTTATTAGAAAAATTAGATATAGGTTCCATAACAGCTAGTTACAGCAGGGAAGGAGGGAAGAAGTTTTCTCCTCAGGATCAGTTGAGTATATTATTGTATGCATTTTATAAGGGTATAACCAGCAGTGTGAAGATAGCAGAATTAGTGAGGACTGATTTACGTTTTATATATTTAGTGGGTGGTCATATAATAAAACGCAGGACAATATGTGATTTCAGGATAAAGCATAGAGAGGCGATCAGAGAGTTATTTGAATCATCAGTATTCTTAGCCGTGGATGCTGGGATTGTAAGAAATAATAGCTTATTTGCATTGGACGGTAGCAAGATTGAGGCACAGGCGAGTTTTAGTAAGACGCGAAAGAAGTCTGAATGGATCAATAGGCAGAAGGAGATAGTTGAACACGTTGAGAGATATTTAAGAGAATGGGAGGAGCAGGATGAATTGGATGAGGATATTGAAGAGAGGAATAGAGAGAAGATCATAAAGAGACTGGATGCCCTAAAGGATGGCCAATATTGA